Part of the Vigna radiata var. radiata cultivar VC1973A chromosome 11, Vradiata_ver6, whole genome shotgun sequence genome is shown below.
TTGTATATATGATAATGACATATATGCTTTTCATCATAATTAATCaactaaatcattttaataaattaactaataaaatataacaacaatttattttatatatatatatatatatatatatatatatatattaaaaatcaaattgctAACAAAAGTCATGAATGGAGTGAATCCATTAGAGTAAATAATTAGAAAGTTCAACTCAAACCTGAatgggtgtttcatcctacacttCCAACCCTTTCATTGTGTCCCTCCGATTTCTATAAATGTCTTTTAATTAACGAGGtggttttatattaaaacttatttattgagAAATTTTGTGCGTGCATTGAATGAAGCGTTGAAAGTTTTCAATATACTATTTCGAACACCTGCACTCCCATTTCACCTctttgttgagattattgagagGCTCCAGAACTGAACTACAACAACTTATGATGTTGTTAGATCGGGATAAGTACATTCATTGGAGTAGATGTGCCGATGATTCAAATGTTGATAGTGACCTCTTTTAGACACATCTAGATGCGGTGAAATTGTTGAACacatttaatattgtatttttgatggattcaatatataaaacaaacaaatacatACTTCCTTTGCTTGAGATTGTTGGCATCACGTCCACGAGGTTAACCTTCTCAACCGCATTTGCATTTTTGTCaagtgaaaggaaaaataatttcacttaggttttgaaaaattttaaaggtCTATTTTTGAAATCTGAGGGCGGACCTAAAGTCATTGTTAGTGACCGTGACTTGCCTTTGATGAATGTCATTGCAAATGTTTTCCCCGagtcatataaaatattatgtcgGTTCCACATCCTTAAAAATGTTAAAGCTAAATGCAAAATGTTAGTTGATTCTACTGAGGCTTTGGATGTGTTGATGGAGGCATGGGAAAATGTGATGGATTGTGCTGATCAGAGCTTATTTCTTGACTATGTGAATGGTCTTCAATGCGCCTCTAGTGCTTGGTCTCTGTTCTTTGAATATATGAACCAGACTTGGATTATTCCATGTAGTACATACTTTGTAAAGGTCTGGACGGACAAAGTAATGCATTTAGGGAACACAACCACAAATAGGTATgttgtaatgttattttatttagttcttttgtagattttttttttcaatgttcattcttttcttttctttcaggGATGAGTTTGCTCATTGGGCCTAAAGAAAGTTTTGGGCAATaatgtgggtgatatgtgttCTTGTTGGGATGATATTCATAACGTCGTTATCCTACAACATAACAAGATTAAGGCGTCATTTGAATGAAGTATTTTGTTGACGAGTGACCTTTTTAAAGGATACAAATATAGACATTTTATTGCGTGTGTCTCTCAATATG
Proteins encoded:
- the LOC111242762 gene encoding uncharacterized protein LOC111242762 is translated as MNVIANVFPESYKILCRFHILKNVKAKCKMLVDSTEALDVLMEAWENVMDCADQSLFLDYVNGLQCASSAWSLFFEYMNQTWIIPCSTYFVKVWTDKVMHLGNTTTNRDEFAHWA